The uncultured Subdoligranulum sp. genomic sequence CGAAACTGAACAGTGCAAGTTGGCCGGCGTTTTCCAGCGACTGCAAATCCGGCAGTATGCCTGCACTGCTCTTCAGGCCCGGCGCCACTGCACAGGCTTGGCCAAAGCCGAATTTTTCCGCCTCAGCCCGGATGACCTCCCCGCCCAAAAGCTGCCCCAGTTCCACAAAATAGCAGTTGCAGCTTTGTTCCAGCGCGCCACGCAGGTTTACAGTACCATGGGCACGCCCCTGGGCGCAGCGGTAGACCTGCCCTGCGACCTCCACACTGCCGGTACATTCATGGGTAAACCAGTCCAGCCCTTGTTCATAGGCGGCGGCTGCCAATACAACTTTGAAGACCGAACCGGCACTGAAGGCACTGAAGGTGCGGTTGATCAAGGAGGTATCGTTGGCCCGTATGCTTTGCGCAACGTTATTCGGATCATAGGTGGGCACACTGACGCTGGCAAGGATTTCGCCGGTCCGGGTATCCATTACCAGGATGCATCCCCGTTCCATGGTCAGTCCCGCAATGCCCTCACACATACGCTGGATATCTGCGTCCAGTGTCAGCGAAATATTTTCTCCGCTTCCCCTCTCGTCAATCTGCAGCGTCGGCTCATCACCGCTCAGAAGGCTTCCCTGCGCAGTGGTCAGGCAGGAAACGAGAGAAACATCTCCGGACCGGGTCAAAACATCATCATAGGCGAACTCAAGTCCTGAAACCCCTTGCCCCTCCCCATCCAGATACCCGATCAGATGCGTGGCAATGGGCACAGGAAGATACCGTTGCGCGCTTTCATAGGTGGGAATCCCCTCGGCAGTGAGATCCTGATCCACCTGAATCAAAAATGGCGTTGTAGTGTTCCGTTTTTCATACAGTTCGGTTTGTTCTGAGTAGGAAACATAGGGAAAGAGCGTTGCGTAACTGATATCTCCGGGAATACACAAAGCATACCATTCCGGTGTATAGCCGGTCAAAAGCTGTCCGTCACGGTCAAAAAAGTTGCCACGCGGCCGCGGCAATTCTGTAATCTGCACGGTCTGGGCTCCGGCGTTGGCGGCGTAAAGAGAGTCTGTACCGACCCAAAGCACGCGGCATAAAACGATACAGGCCAACAAGACCATCCAGAAGCCCAGAAAACACAACCGACGCAATGACATACTCTCTTGATCTCCTTTCTCAATGAGTATGGCCAAAATGCTATGGGAGAAAACAAGTGGGACGAGAGTTTTGCAGCGGAAGCTGGATGAAAGGAAGACATTTGAAGGGGGGCAAAATCACTTGCGGGAGGAAATATAAACGATAATTCAATAGAAATTACCTGTATTTCCGATGTTTTTCCTCATTCCCTGCCCCCACGGAGGGGTTATGAGAGGAATCATCAGGAGAGCACTTGGAGATTGCCCGCTGTAAAAAGGAATAAAAAATAGCGGAGCAATGAGAGCGTAAACCCTACATTACTCCGCTATTTTTCATATCATGGACAAGATAAATCGCCTTTTATGACAACTTATTTTACCCCCGAACAACTTCCATTTTCCTACATCAGGGGGATTTTGTCTATTGTCTGTTTTTACTGGTTCGGTTCAACTTGTCAGGGGGCAAAACAATTTGTCAATCGAGCAAAAATAATTTGTCAATGGAACCTGAGAACAGGATAAGAGAAATTGCTCGGGGTACCCGGCCGCTTTTTCACGTTTTGCAGTTGTAATAGGATGAAGGTAAAGAGTTTGCAGAGGTACCCGGCAGTCATTGACGCGCAAAATATTTTGCGATAATTCGCGGAAAATCACCTGCATTTCTGATAATTTCCCTCATCCCCTGCCTCTTCTGGAGGGGTTATGAGGAGTATCATCAGGAGAGCACTTGGAGGTCATCTGCTGCAAAAAGGGCAAAAAAATAACGGAGCAATGAGAGTGAAAACTCCACATTACTCCGTTATATTTCATTTCATTGACAAATTAAATTGCCCTTTTGGACAAGATAAATTGCCCCAAAACAAAGACTCAGTGCTTGATGGCAGCAGCCACTTCAGCGGCAAAGTCTTCGTTGCGCTTCTCCAGGCCTTCGCCCTTGATGAAGTGGGTGTAGGCAACAATCTGAATATCGCCGCCCAGGGCCTTGGCAG encodes the following:
- a CDS encoding penicillin-binding protein 2, with the protein product MSLRRLCFLGFWMVLLACIVLCRVLWVGTDSLYAANAGAQTVQITELPRPRGNFFDRDGQLLTGYTPEWYALCIPGDISYATLFPYVSYSEQTELYEKRNTTTPFLIQVDQDLTAEGIPTYESAQRYLPVPIATHLIGYLDGEGQGVSGLEFAYDDVLTRSGDVSLVSCLTTAQGSLLSGDEPTLQIDERGSGENISLTLDADIQRMCEGIAGLTMERGCILVMDTRTGEILASVSVPTYDPNNVAQSIRANDTSLINRTFSAFSAGSVFKVVLAAAAYEQGLDWFTHECTGSVEVAGQVYRCAQGRAHGTVNLRGALEQSCNCYFVELGQLLGGEVIRAEAEKFGFGQACAVAPGLKSSAGILPDLQSLENAGQLALFSFGQGDLSATPLQITAMMNTVADGGTYHTPRFVYGITNASQTLDEPVQISEDEPVLAADSARILRDMLQSVVRDGIGREAAPQEEEAGGKTGTAQTGQFDTSGEELLNYWFSGFYPADEPRYTITVLQDGILEPEVSSAAIFGKIADSLQVLMTAETVQTPETAAKSS